The following coding sequences lie in one Phragmites australis chromosome 8, lpPhrAust1.1, whole genome shotgun sequence genomic window:
- the LOC133926764 gene encoding aspartyl protease family protein At5g10770-like: MELLPLLLACSLLFTVATPVRDITDACASQINDFQHLNSSGLHLTLHHPQSPCSPAPLPSDLPFSAVLIHDDARAAHLASRLVYNNAPSRRPTSLRKKPAAGAGHLSGSLAASVPLTPGVSLGVGNYVTRLGLGTPATSYAMVVDTGSSLTWLQCSPCKVSCHRQTGPLYDPQASTTYASVPCSASQCDDLQAATLNPSACSVSNVCIYQASYGDSSFSVGYLSKDTVSFGSSNFPSFYYGCGHDNEGLFGRSAGLIGLARNKLSLLYQLAPSLGYSFTYCLPTLASAGYLSIGSYNPGQYSYTPMASSSLDGSLYFVNLAGMSVGGSSLAVSPSEYGSLPTIIDSGTVITRLPTSVYNALSKAVAEAMGGVPRAPAYSILDTCFQGKASQLHVPAVGMAFSGGATLKLATRNVLIDVDDSTTCLAFAPTDSTAIIGNTQQQTFSVVYDVAQSRIGFAPGGCS, from the exons ATGGAGctgcttcctcttcttcttgcctgcTCCCTTCTCTTCACCGTTGCGACTCCTGTCAGGGACATCACCGACGCCTGCGCCTCGCAAATCAATG ATTTCCAGCACCTCAACAGCTCGGGCCTCCACCTGACGCTGCACCACCCGCAGAGCCCCTGCTCGCCGGCGCCACTCCCTTCCGACCTCCCCTTCTCCGCCGTGCTCATCCATGACGATGCGCGTGCCGCCCACCTCGCCTCGCGCCTCGTCTACAATAATGCACCGTCCCGCCGCCCAACGTCGCTCCGCAAGAAGCCCGCCGCCGGCGCTGGCCACCTGTCCGGCTCGCTGGCCGCCTCCGTGCCGCTCACGCCGGGCGTGTCCCTGGGCGTGGGGAACTACGTTACCCGCCTGGGCCTCGGCACGCCGGCGACCTCCTACGCAATGGTCGTCGACACGGGCTCCTCGCTCACCTGGCTGCAGTGCTCGCCCTGCAAGGTGTCATGCCACCGCCAGACGGGCCCACTCTACGACCCCCAAGCATCGACAACCTACGCCTCCGTGCCGTGCTCGGCCTCGCAGTGCGACGACCTTCAGGCCGCCACGCTCAACCCGTCCGCCTGCTCCGTCTCCAACGTCTGCATCTACCAGGCCAGCTACGGCGACAGCTCCTTCTCCGTCGGGTACCTGAGCAAGGACACCGTCTCCTTTGGCTCCAGCAACTTCCCCAGCTTCTACTACGGCTGCGGCCATGACAACGAGGGTCTCTTCGGCCGGTCGGCGGGGCTCATCGGCCTCGCGCGCAACAAGCTGTCGCTGCTCTACCAGCTCGCGCCCAGCCTcggatactcctttacctactGCCTCCCGACCTTGGCGTCGGCGGGGTACCTCTCCATCGGGTCCTACAACCCGGGGCAGTACTCGTACACGCCCATGGCGTCCAGCTCGCTCGATGGCTCGCTCTACTTCGTCAACCTGGCCGGGATGTCCGTCGGCGGGAGCTCGCTGGCGGTGTCGCCGTCAGAGTATGGCAGCCTGCCGACGATCATCGACTCGGGCACGGTGATCACGCGCCTGCCGACGAGCGTGTACAACGCGCTGAGCAAGGCGGTGGCCGAGGCCATGGGCGGGGTGCCACGCGCGCCCGCGTACTCCATCCTGGACACGTGCTTCCAGGGCAAGGCGTCGCAGCTGCACGTGCCGGCCGTGGGCATGGCGTTCTCCGGCGGCGCAACGCTGAAGCTCGCGACGCGGAACGTGCTCATCGACGTGGACGACTCCACGACGTGCCTGGCGTTCGCGCCGACGGATAGCACGGCGATCATCGGGAATACGCAGCAGCAGACGTTCAGCGTCGTCTACGACGTCGCGCAGTCCAGGATCGGCTTCGCGCCCGGCGGTTGCAGCTGA
- the LOC133926765 gene encoding uncharacterized protein LOC133926765, with amino-acid sequence MLLPPQSAHRRGPWTVLLSSPSYGAGDVTPPSRTGDVAPPSRTGDMTPPSHSTSPHRRREASFQSSKQRNLFMATPQFEAAQGGLDVQEPGGQRSMQMEPGDPAASTSSPMTKSSLLKRKSSGANVLNPPAAKRKSPCANMPIFRSPLSRMLLSPRMHLSLVVRSPSMRSPMVARVLGDINLNVPPSSEGRGPIGDIDLNVEPREELMIGLDHGFGVPVANENAPDAQENAHRNVVSNDKRRAIFEALLARANNGNLKGHETREVSVAFSVPIRTVQRIWKQGKSCLDQGIPIDVSSGKSKCGRKKLEVDVSVLRGLPLSSRTTLDDLSTYLHVSKSKLHSMKREGIIKRVSNSIKPYLTDKNKKDRLKWCLSMIDPMSIPNDSVFKGLFDFVFIDEKWFNITRKIERYYTVQGEDEPTRTCKNKNYIPKIMLMTALARPRFDSNGNCTFDGKIGCFPFVTYEPAKRSSANRPAGTIEMKPIESITKEVIRIFLIEKVLSAIRAKWPREDTNKPVYIQQDNARPHIAPNDKLFCDAAKQDGFDIQLICQPANSPYFNILDLGFFNSIQSIQYKTTAKTTTELVTAVDKAFQDYSVCKSNRIFLTLHGCIKEAMKIGGGNGYDIPHIKKEMLKRQGRLPLQLSCDVLLIHEATTQIND; translated from the exons ATGCTGCTGCCGCCTCAATCCGCGCATCGCCGTGGGCCGTGGACCGTCTTGCTGTCGTCGCCATCCTACGGCGCCGGCGACGTGACGCCTCCCTCCCGCACCGGGGATGTGGCGCCTCCATCCCGCACCGGCGACATGACGCCTCCCTCCCACAGCACATCACCACACCGACGACGTGAAGCCTCCTTCCAGTCAAG CAAGCAGAGGAATTTGTTCATGGCAACACCACAATTTGAGGCTGCGCAAGGAGGACTGGATGTTCAAGAACCAGGAGGGCAGAGGAGTATGCAAATGGAACCAGGAGATCCTGCAGCTTCAACTAGCTCGCCCATGACGAAGTCGTCATTGCTGAAACGGAAGTCCTCAGGTGCAAATGTGTTAAACCCCCCAGCAGCGAAAAGGAAGTCCCCTTGTGCGAACATGCCAATTTTTAGATCCCCACTGAGTAGGATGTTGCTGTCACCGAGGATGCATCTATCTCTAGTGGTGAGGTCTCCTTCTATGAGGTCTCCGATGGTAGCAAGAGTACTAGGAGATATTAATTTGAATGTGCCACCAAGTTCTGAAGGTCGAGGACCAATTGGTGATATTGATTTGAATGTGGAACCAAGAGAAGAGTTGATGATAG GTTTGGATCATGGTTTTGGGGTTCCAGTTGCTAATGAAAATGCTCCAGATGCTCAAGAGAATGCTCATAGGAATGTGGTGTCTAATGATAAACGGAGAGCGATATTTGAAGCTTTGCTAGCAAGAGCCAACAATGGTAACTTGAAGGGCCATGAGACAAGGGAAGTATCTGTAGCATTCTCGGTACCCATTCGAACAGTACAACGTATTTGGAAACAAGGTAAAAGTTGTCTGGATCAAGGTATTCCGATTGATGTTTCTAGTGGAAAGTCCAAGTGTGGCCGCAAGAAGTTAGAAGTGGATGTTTCCGTGCTTCGTGGTCTTCCTTTGTCAAGCCGTACAACACTAGATGACTTGTCCACCTACTTACATGTCAGTAAAAGCAAGTTGCATTCAATGAAACGAGAAGGTATCATAAAGCGTGTCTCAAACAGCATAAAGCCGTACTTGACAGATAAGAACAAGAAGGATCGTCTGAAGTGGTGTCTATCTATGATTGACCCAATGAGCATACCTAATGATTCGGTATTTAAAGGActgtttgattttgttttcaTTGATGAGAAATGGTTCAACATCACACGGAAGATAGAGAGATACTATACGGTTCAAGGTGAAGATGAGCCCACACGGACATGCAAAAACAAGAACTACATTCCTAAAATCATGCTTATGACTGCTCTTGCTCGACCAAGATTTGATTCTAATGGCAACTGCACCTTTGATGGCAAAATTGGATGCTTCCCTTTCGTGACATACGAACCAGCTAAGAGATCGAGTGCTAACCGGCCTGCAGGGACAATAGAAATGAAGCCCATTGAGTCAATTACAAAGGAGGTCATTCGAATTTTTCTGATTGAGAAAGTCTTATCAGCGATTCGTGCTAAATGGCCACGTGAAGATACCAATAAGCCTGTATACATACAGCAAGACAATGCCCGACCTCATATTGCGCCTAATGATAAACTGTTTTGTGATGCTGCCAAGCAAGATGGGTTCGACATTCAACTCATATGTCAACCTGCAAATTCGCCTTATTTTAACATCTTGGATCTGGGGTTCTTTAATTCCATTCAGTCAATCCAGTACAAAACAACGGCAAAAACAACAACTGAACTTGTAACTGCGGTTGATAAG GCTTTCCAAGATTATTCGGTGTGCAAGTCAAATCGAATTTTCTTGACTCTCCATGGATGTATAAAGGAAGCTATGAAAATTGGAGGCGGCAATGGATATGATATTCCTCACATAAAGAAAGAAATGCTAAAAAGACAAGGGCGTCTTCCTTTACAGCTCAGCTGCGATGTCTTGTTGATACATGAAGCTACGACACAAATCAACGACTAA